Proteins encoded within one genomic window of Natronobeatus ordinarius:
- a CDS encoding DUF2971 domain-containing protein, giving the protein MVIRRYRPLEYFADTLENGFRAGQADGYEAREGQVSQPARIRERHQSNQTESLMLNNGEEMDLAEGVEQAREEARQNYYANCWRLGTDEDSEIWDQYADLRDGVAIETTFGQLEQHIAPDDDLYMGIVRYLDYEEEHTPTGMFYSLYFFKHREFDSEQEFRILTNQGGNPIIRTDGMERPSEYDPSNPEAVTLSADMDALINRVILAPDTDAAIRAQVESTLEEYGVSAPVVPSRLSDPAAHTGTYDAELGGAANYEASTEYLESVLNQFVEATDWETWNTVDVVQLNQEGVIHPRTTFVECYRYAEKPPDRSTYGQDHRNYEVRAHRVEDGTLVDTVLNDAAAETEAELE; this is encoded by the coding sequence ATGGTCATCCGACGGTACAGGCCGCTGGAATATTTCGCAGACACTCTGGAAAATGGGTTCCGAGCTGGCCAAGCCGATGGGTACGAGGCGCGCGAGGGTCAAGTCTCACAGCCAGCCCGGATTCGTGAACGACACCAGTCAAACCAGACTGAGTCGCTGATGTTGAACAACGGGGAGGAGATGGATCTTGCCGAGGGGGTTGAGCAAGCCCGCGAGGAGGCTCGGCAGAACTATTATGCGAATTGCTGGCGGCTCGGAACAGATGAAGACTCCGAGATCTGGGACCAGTATGCTGATCTACGTGACGGAGTCGCGATCGAAACGACATTCGGACAGCTTGAGCAACATATCGCCCCTGACGATGACCTCTATATGGGCATCGTGCGGTATCTCGACTACGAGGAGGAGCATACACCGACAGGGATGTTCTACTCGTTGTACTTTTTCAAGCATCGAGAGTTCGACAGCGAACAGGAGTTCCGGATTCTCACGAATCAGGGAGGGAATCCGATAATCCGAACAGATGGAATGGAACGCCCATCGGAATACGATCCGTCCAACCCCGAAGCCGTCACACTCTCTGCAGATATGGATGCGCTCATAAATCGGGTGATTCTGGCTCCGGATACCGACGCTGCCATCCGAGCGCAGGTGGAATCGACACTCGAGGAATATGGTGTTTCCGCGCCAGTCGTTCCCTCACGGCTATCAGATCCAGCCGCTCACACTGGGACCTACGACGCTGAACTCGGCGGGGCGGCCAATTACGAAGCCAGCACGGAATATCTGGAAAGCGTACTCAACCAGTTCGTCGAAGCGACCGACTGGGAAACCTGGAATACCGTCGATGTCGTGCAGCTCAACCAAGAGGGCGTCATTCACCCACGAACGACGTTCGTTGAATGCTACCGATACGCAGAGAAGCCACCGGACCGCTCTACGTACGGGCAAGACCACCGGAATTATGAAGTCCGTGCCCACCGGGTCGAGGACGGAACGCTCGTGGACACGGTGCTGAATGATGCGGCAGCTGAGACAGAAGCCGAATTAGAGTGA